TTATTTCTGATGAAGAAATCGTTGAGGGCAGCAACAAGAGTTTTCTTTATATTGCGACACCCATAGGGGAAAAGGCCGATGATACGAGCCGATTGTTCGTTGTTGGTTTTACGATTGACCAAATGATTCAAAAAATTCCTGAGATCTCTTTCATGGAGAATGGCTACGCTTTCGTCGTTCGACAAGACGGTTTGGTTGTCGCCCATCAAAATCCGAATAACAACAACAAGCTCGTGTTGGCTGGTGACAAAGATTACGAAGAGATGCTTTCCCTGATGAAGCAAGAGACAAGCAACAGCTTGCTGTACTCTGACCATGGCATTGATTCATTTGCAGCTTTTGCACCGATTCCCATGTTGAAATGGAATGTCGTTTTATCAACGGGAACTGACGAGGTATATGGTGAAGTAGACGGAATGTGGCTGTACTTCGTGCTCTTCAGCTTGCCAATCATCGGACTCTCGGTTTGGGCAATCTGGTGGTTTGCGAAGCGGATTCGACTATCCCTGTTCGCGATCGCCCGAGATATGGATCAGATCGGCGCCGGACATTTTAATATCAACGTAAAAGTAAATGGCAATGACGAGCTGGCTATGGTTGGCCGCAAAATGAATGAGATGGCAGCTGAACTTCGCAAGCTGATTGCCCTTGTACAGGGACAAGCAACACAACTGAACGTAGCGACAGATGAGTTGACTCTGTTTGCGCAAGAAAACAAAGGAGCCATTAACGTTATTACGGATAATATTTCGACGATTGCCCATCGCGTTTCTACGCAGACGAATGAAGTGCAAGCAACGGCGAATACCGTCTCGGAAATATCGGAAGGCGTTGAACAAGTGGCGGTGGCTGCTGAATCTACATCGGTTGCCACGACTCGTACGTTTGAGAGAGCGCAAGGCGGAATGGAGTTAGTAGAAAACGTAATCAATACGGTAAGACGTGCCACTAGCGAAGTAGAACGTACTGCTGGGCAAATGCACAGTCTTCGTGAGCGGGCTCGTGAAATTACGAGCATCGTCGAAATGATTACGAGTATTGCGTCGCAGACGAATTTGTTGGCGCTGAATGCCGCCATTGAGGCTGCACGTGCTGGAGATGCTGGACGAGGCTTCTCGGTTGTCGCCAGCGAGGTTCGCAAGCTTGCAGAGGAAAGCAGCTCCTTCTCTGAGCGTATAGCTGCCATTGCCCATTCGATCAATGATGAGGCAATGGATATGAGCAAGCATATGGACGAGATCGTTACCATGGTGAGTGGAGGCTTGCAGTCTGTAGAGTCTGTGGGTACTGCTTTCCAAAATATCGTGGCAGAGATTCAATCGGCTGCAGAGCAGAGCGAATCGATGACGGCGACCTCAGAAGAAATGGCGGCGGGTAATCAGGTTGTGACGAACTCCATGCAACGCCTTGCCACCATGTCGGATGAAATTAGTGAATCCATCTCAGGTGTGGTAGAGACAGTGGATGAACAATTGAATTCGATTGCACGCATTAATGAAAACGTAGAGCAATTGAAAAAAATGGCGGACGAGTTAACGCAAAATGTGAGCCGCTTCGTCATTTAAGAAAGTATCCCTTCTGCTAGTAGCGGAAGGGATTTTTTTGTGAAACCGGATGGTCTTTCGAGAAGATAATCTTGCTGTTTTTGTGTGAATATTTTCCTTTCATGATGGTGAGAATAAAACCATGAATGGAGGGAAGAGACTGCTATGAAACGGAATGGATACCTCGCTCTATGCTTCGTTATGTGCTTTACCATCTTTTCTCCGATGGCGATTGCCAAAGAAAAGGCTGGACAGCAAAAGAGTGACAATCATTTTGCCCCACAAGCTTCATCCGCAGTGATGATTGAAGCGGATACGGGAACAGTCTTGTATGAAAAGAACGCCAATGAAAAAATGCCACCCGCCAGTATCACCAAAGTTATGACCATGCTTTTGATCATGGAAGCGGTGGAGCGGGGAGAGCTTAAGCTTACCGATAAGGTTCGAACAAGTGAAAGAGCAGCATCAATGGGCGGGTCGCAAATTTTTCTTCAGCCCGGTGAAGAAATGACGGTAGAGGACATGATGAAAGGGATTGCGATTGCCTCAGGGAATGATGCCTCTGTAGCGATGGCTGAGCACTTGGCTGGGACAGAAGAGAGTTTTGTCGCGCGAATGAATGAACGCGCTCAGCAGCTCGGCATGAAAAATACGCATTTTGTTAACTCTAATGGACTTCCTGCCGCGAATCACTACTCTTCGGCAGCGGACATTGCGATCATGTCACGCGAGCTCTTAAAGCACGAAGGCATCACGAAGTTCACCGGTACGTACCAGGACTACTTGCGAAAAGATACAGAGACCCCCTTCTGGCTTGTGAATACGAACAAGCTGGTGCGTTTTTATGAAGGGGTGGACGGTTTGAAAACTGGGTACACAGGCGAAGCGAAATACTGTTTAACAGCGACTGCCAAACGCAACAACATGCGTGTCATTGCAGTCGTCATGGGCGAGCCTGATGTAAAGACACGCAATAATGAAGTATCGACTATGTTCAATTACGCATTCACACACTTTCAGGTGACGCCGATGTACAAAAAGGGAGAACCTGTGCGTGCACTCGTAGTGGATAAAGGACAGAAACCGCAAATCAATGCGGTAACACCACATGCAGTGAGTTTGTTGATGAAAAAAGGAGAATCGGCCGATACATTCCAGAAGGAAATTGTCATCAATGAGACTGTTCACGCACCGATAGCAAAGGACCAAGTAATCGGCCACATTTTCATCCGGACGAAAGATGGCAAGGAAGTAAATCGAGTCGATCTGTTCCCGGAAGATCAGGTAGATAAAGCCAACATGTGGGAGATTCTCAAGCGAACCACCAAGAGCATTTTGATTAGCTACTAACAGACAGCATGAGCGCGAAAAGAATCGAGTTGCCCCGAATGGAATGGCGCGGCTGCTCGATTTTTTTGTTCTTTTGTCGGCTGGCAGGAATTGGTTTCGCTGAAGAAGAAAGAGAGTTTCTATCAAGGGAGAAGGAGTGTGGCAGCTATGAGTTTACGAGTTGCGATGGAGACACGGCAGGACGTGCTAGTGATCCGTTTGCAAGGTGAGCTGGATCATCATACGGCAGAGGAGTTGCGCAAGAAGGCAGATGATCTTTTGCGTACCTCTACTATACGTCATATTGTGCTGAGTCTGGCTGATTTGACGTTTATGGACAGCTCTGGTATCGGGGTTATTTTGGGAAGATACAAGCAGATCTCTGCCCGATCTGGAGAAATGTACGTCTGCTCGATCAATCCTACGATCTATCGAATATTTGAGATGTCCGGGTTATTCAAGGTGATCAAGTTTCGCGAAAACGAAGCGGATGCTTTGCATGTTCTGGGGGTGGCGTAATGATGGTACAGCGTAACTTTATGTCAGTGTCGTTTGCAGCATTGAGCCAAAATGAAGCATTCGCACGTGTAGCAGTTGCAGCCTTCATTTCGCAACTCGATATTACGATGGACGAACTGGAAGAAATCAAAACCGTAATATCCGAGGCTGTTACGAATGCCATTATTCATGGTTATGACGAAAATCCAGAGGGTGTGGTACAGATCTCTGTGCGAATTCAAGAGGACAGCATTGATCTGATTGTGGAAGACAATGGAAGAGGAATTGAGGATGTAGAGCAGGCCATGCAGCCACTCTATACGACGAAACCGGAGCTGGAGCGCTCTGGAATGGGCTTTACGATTATGGAGAATTTCATGGATTCTTTGGAAGTGGCAACGGTTGTAGGTAAGGGAACAACTGTGCGCCTCACCAAACGCCTGGCGTTTGCCAAAGCCTTGCAAAATTAGGGGTAGTGCCTATGGGTGCCGATATCAAAAACGCGAGTCAACCATTTCTGACCAATGACCAAGTAAAAGAGCTAATCGCCAAAAGCCAAT
This genomic stretch from Brevibacillus brevis harbors:
- the spoIIAB gene encoding anti-sigma F factor, whose translation is MMVQRNFMSVSFAALSQNEAFARVAVAAFISQLDITMDELEEIKTVISEAVTNAIIHGYDENPEGVVQISVRIQEDSIDLIVEDNGRGIEDVEQAMQPLYTTKPELERSGMGFTIMENFMDSLEVATVVGKGTTVRLTKRLAFAKALQN
- a CDS encoding D-alanyl-D-alanine carboxypeptidase family protein encodes the protein MKRNGYLALCFVMCFTIFSPMAIAKEKAGQQKSDNHFAPQASSAVMIEADTGTVLYEKNANEKMPPASITKVMTMLLIMEAVERGELKLTDKVRTSERAASMGGSQIFLQPGEEMTVEDMMKGIAIASGNDASVAMAEHLAGTEESFVARMNERAQQLGMKNTHFVNSNGLPAANHYSSAADIAIMSRELLKHEGITKFTGTYQDYLRKDTETPFWLVNTNKLVRFYEGVDGLKTGYTGEAKYCLTATAKRNNMRVIAVVMGEPDVKTRNNEVSTMFNYAFTHFQVTPMYKKGEPVRALVVDKGQKPQINAVTPHAVSLLMKKGESADTFQKEIVINETVHAPIAKDQVIGHIFIRTKDGKEVNRVDLFPEDQVDKANMWEILKRTTKSILISY
- a CDS encoding methyl-accepting chemotaxis protein; the protein is MSKFLSPRWKKKEGISNLLKKVNLTSQVATEKLKGSLATKMIVFGLILVLIIIGSLQYIALSFSKSTLFSITSNQAKMLADQHANSMEDDLKAIVNSTKSAASKRVMMTELQPLIMEQFTLLRQAHKEVSRIYLIDTASGKSLYSLTGTNEIDFKQKQYFQRALTTKSLVISDEEIVEGSNKSFLYIATPIGEKADDTSRLFVVGFTIDQMIQKIPEISFMENGYAFVVRQDGLVVAHQNPNNNNKLVLAGDKDYEEMLSLMKQETSNSLLYSDHGIDSFAAFAPIPMLKWNVVLSTGTDEVYGEVDGMWLYFVLFSLPIIGLSVWAIWWFAKRIRLSLFAIARDMDQIGAGHFNINVKVNGNDELAMVGRKMNEMAAELRKLIALVQGQATQLNVATDELTLFAQENKGAINVITDNISTIAHRVSTQTNEVQATANTVSEISEGVEQVAVAAESTSVATTRTFERAQGGMELVENVINTVRRATSEVERTAGQMHSLRERAREITSIVEMITSIASQTNLLALNAAIEAARAGDAGRGFSVVASEVRKLAEESSSFSERIAAIAHSINDEAMDMSKHMDEIVTMVSGGLQSVESVGTAFQNIVAEIQSAAEQSESMTATSEEMAAGNQVVTNSMQRLATMSDEISESISGVVETVDEQLNSIARINENVEQLKKMADELTQNVSRFVI
- the spoIIAA gene encoding anti-sigma F factor antagonist encodes the protein MSLRVAMETRQDVLVIRLQGELDHHTAEELRKKADDLLRTSTIRHIVLSLADLTFMDSSGIGVILGRYKQISARSGEMYVCSINPTIYRIFEMSGLFKVIKFRENEADALHVLGVA